A portion of the Eulemur rufifrons isolate Redbay chromosome 30, OSU_ERuf_1, whole genome shotgun sequence genome contains these proteins:
- the LOC138377973 gene encoding melanoma-associated antigen D4, with the protein MAEGSYSVESENHSVEAMDEGSHEVREGGMAEGNDYEEFGAFGGYGTFTSFDMHILRAFGSLGPGLRILANEPWELENPVLAQTLVEALQLDPETLANETAARAANIARSAASNRANRAAARAAAAAARASLNQAFTDHRVATPRALGDSVQPTTRTEAQGATPETPLASPQISQMFVSSEVAVPGAPATSTQSQAASAAQEAATEGPSTACAFSEAPRASEVDATRPKAAFLGQNDVFDFTQPAGVSGMAFPRPKRPAPAQEAATEGPSAASGVAQAAPAREAAATRPKATKSGKALAKTRWVEPQNVVAAAAAKAKMATSIPEPEGAAATAQHSAEPWTRMGGKRTKKSKHLDDEYESSEEEREPPTVPQTWRASQPSVTARAQSAPRTPMAPRSQIPSRHVLCLPPRNVTLLQERANKLVKYLMIKDYKKIPIKRSDMLKDVIREYDEHFPEIIERATYTLEKKFGIHLKEIDKEEHLYILICTRDSSARLLGKTKDTPRLSLLLVILGVIFMKGNRASEAVLWEALRKMGLRPGVRHPFLGDLRKLITEEFVKQKYLEYKKIPNSNPPEYEFLWGLRARHETSKMRVLRFIAQNQNRDPREWKAHFLEAVDDAFKTMDVDMAEEHARAQMRAQMNIGEEALVGRWSWDDIQAELLTWDEDGDFGDAWARIPFAFWARYHQYILNSNRANRRATWRAGVSSGTNGGASTSVLDGPSTSSTIRTRNAARIGASFFSWIQHR; encoded by the exons ATGGCAGAGGGAAGCTACAGCGTGGAATCGGAAAACCACAGCGTGGAAGCCATGGATGAGGGGAGCCACgaggtcagggagggagggatggccGAAGGCAACGACTATGAAGAGTTTGGTGCTTTTGGTGGCTATGGCACCTTCACCAGCTTTGACATGCACATCCTCAGAGCCTTCGGCAGCTTGGGTCCAGGCCTTCGCATCTTAGCG AATGAGCCCTGGGAACTGGAAAACCCTGTGCTGGCCCAGACCCTGGTGGAGGCCTTGCAGCTGGATCCGGAAACACTTGCCAACGAGACGGCCGCCCGTGCCGCCAACATAGCCCGCTCTGCCGCCTCCAACCGTGCCAATCGGGCGGCCgcccgggccgccgccgccgccgcccgggccTCCTTGAACCAGGCGTTCACTGACCACCGGGTGGCCACACCTCGGGCCTTGGGAGACAGTGTGCAGCCCACGACCCGCACCGAGGCTCAGGGGGCCACCCCTGAGACACCCCTGGCTTCTCCGCAGATCTCCCAGATGTTTGTCTCCAGTGAGGTGGCTGTCCCTGGGGCTCCAGCAACCTCCACGCAGTCCCAGGCAGCCTCCGCGGCCCAGGAGGCTGCTACCGAGGGCCCTAGTACGGCCTGTGCTTTCTCTGAGGCCCCACGTGCCAGTGAGGTGGATGCCACCCGGCCCAAGGCAGCGTTTCTGGGCCAGAACGATGTCTTTGATTTCACTCAGCCGGCAGGTGTCAGCGGCATGGCCTTCCCACGCCCCAAGAGACCTGCCCCGGCCCAAGAGGCTGCCACGGAGGGCCCCAGTGCTGCCTCCGGTGTGGCCCAGGCCGCACCTGCCAGGGAGGCGGCAGCCACCCGGCCCAAGGCGACCAAGTCTGGGAAGGCTCTGGCCAAGACCCGGTGGGTGGAGCCTCAGAATGTtgtggctgcagctgctgccaAGGCCAAGATGGCCACAAGCATCCCTGAGCCCGAGGGTGCAGCTGCCACCGCTCAGCACAGTGCCGAGCCCTGGACCAGGATGGGAGGCAAGAGGACAAAGAAG TCCAAGCACCTGGATGATGAATATGAGAGCAGCGAGGAGGAGAGAGAGCCCCCTACGGTCCCACAGACCTGGAGAGCATCGCAGCCCTCGGTGACGGCGCGGGCGCAGTCGGCCCCTCGGACCCCGATGGCCCCGAGGTCCCAGATACCCTCAAGGCACGTACTGTGCTTGCCCCCCCGCAACGTGACCCTTCTGCAAGAGAGG GCAAATAAGTTGGTGAAATACCTGATGATTAAGGACTACAAGAAGATTCCCATCAAGCGCTCAG ACATGCTGAAGGACGTCATCCGAGAATACGACGAACATTTCCCCGAGATCATTGAACGAGCAACATACACTCTGGAAAAG AAGTTTGGGATCCACCTGAAGGAAATCGACAAGGAAGAACACCTGTACATTCTGATCTGCACACGGGATTCCTCAGCTCGCCTCCTTGGAAA GACCAAGGACACTCCCAGGCTGAGTCTCCTCTTGGTGATCCTGGGCGTCATCTTCATGAAGGGCAACCGTGCCAGCGAGG CTGTCCTGTGGGAGGCGCTACGCAAGATGGGACTGCGCCCCGG GGTGAGGCACCCGTTCCTTGGCGACCTGAGGAAACTCATCACAGAAGAATTTGTGAAGCAGAA GTACCTGGAATACAAGAAGATCCCCAACAGCAACCCCCCCGAGTACGAGTTCCTGTGGGGCCTGCGAGCCCGCCACGAGACCAGCAAGATGCGGGTCCTGAGATTCATCGCCCAG AATCAGAATCGAGACCCCCGGGAATGGAAGGCTCATTTCCTGGAGGCCGTGGACGATGCTTTCAAGACTATGGATGTGGACATGGCTGAGGAACATGCCAGGGCCCAGATGCGGGCCCAGATGAACATCGGGGAGGAAGCTCTGGTTGGACGGTGGAGCTGGGACGACATCCAGGCCGAGCTCCTGACCTGGGATGAGGACGGAGATTTTGGCGACGCCTGGGCCAGGATCCCCTTTGCCTTCTGGGCCAGATACCATCAGTACATTCTGAATAGCAACCGTGCCAACCGCAGGGCCACTTGGAGAGCTGGTGTCAGCAGTGGCACCAACGGTGGGGCCAGCACCAGCGTCCTAGATGGCCCCAGCACCAGCTCCACCATCCGGACCCGAAATGCCGCCAGGATTGGCGCCAGCTTCTTCTCCTGGATCCA ACACCGCTGA